Part of the Eikenella corrodens genome is shown below.
AAGGCGTGCCGGCACCGTCCAATCTGGTGATTCCTCCTTATAAATACCTGTCTGAGACCACCATCCGCGTGGGCGAAGACGGCTGATACCGGGGAACAAATCATGACCGAACAAACCAATAATAAAGCCAAAGCATTGCTCGACTGGGTGGACGCGCGCTTCCCCCTGTCTCGAATGATGAGGGAGCACGTAACCGAATATTACGCACCGAAAAACTTCAATTTCTGGTATTTTTTCGGTTCGCTGGCCATGCTGGTGCTGGTGATTCAAATTGTCAGCGGCATCTTCCTCACCATGAACTACAAGCCAGACGGCAACCTAAACCAATACCATCTGCCCGCTGCGTTTACGGCGGTGGAATACATCATGCGCGATGTATCCGGCGGCTGGATTATCCGCTATATGCACTCTACCGGCGCTTCGATGTTCTTCATCGTGGTGTATCTGCACATGTTCCGCGGCCTGATTTACGGCTCGTTCAAAAAACCGCGCGAGCTCGTGTGGGTGTGCGGCGCGCTGATTTTCCTCGCCCTGATGGCAGAAGCCTTTATGGGCTACCTGCTGCCTTGGGGGCAAATGTCGTTTTGGGGTGCGCAGGTAATCATCAATCTGTTCGGCGCCATCCCCGTAATCGGCCCGGATTTGTCCACTTGGATTCGCGGCGACTTTAACGTTTCCGACGTTACGCTCAACCGTTTCTTCGCCCTGCACGTGATTGCCGTGCCGCTGGTGCTGGTCGGCCTGGTGGTGGCGCATCTGATTGCGCTGCACGAAGTGGGCTCCAACAACCCCGACGGCGTGGAAATCAAAAAGCTGAAAGATGAAAACGGTATCCCGCTCGACGGCATCCCTTTCCATCCGTATTACACCGTGAAAGACATTTTGGGCGTGGTGGTGTTCCTGATTGTGTTCTGCTCTATCATGTTCTTTGCCCCCGAAGGCGGCGGCTACTTCCTCGAAGCGCCCAACTTCGATCCGGCCAACTCGCTGAAAACTCCGGCACACATTGCTCCGGTGTGGTATTTCACTCCGTTCTACGCCATCTTGCGCGCCATCCCCTCGTTTGCCGGCACGCAGGTGTGGGGGGTGATCGGCATGGGTGCGGCAGTGGTTCTGATTGCCCTGTTGCCTTGGCTTGACCGCTCGCCGGTGAAATCCGTGCGCTACCGCAACACCACTTTCAAAACCATGCTGGTGCTGTTTTTGATTGCCTTCATCGGGCTGGGCATTTTGGGCGCTCAGGTAGCCAGCGATTTGCGCACCGAAATCGCCCAGTCGTTTACCATTTTTTACTTCCTGTTCTTCCTCGGCATGCCGATCTACACCAGTCCGCAACGCCCGAGCTTGGCCGCATTCAAGCAGAAGCTGGCTGCGCAGCCTTTGGCCGCCATGTTTGCCGCAGGCTGGGTGGGCGGCGTGATGCTGATTGCTGTGTTGGTGAGCATTTACGACCTCTATCTGCTCGCCCGCCTGTTTTTCGCCGACCCGTTCCGAATCCAAACCCTGCTGATCCGCGTATTCTCCGTGCTGTATATGGCCTTCTTCTTTGTCGGCACGCTGCTGAATACCAAGCTGAATGTGGATCAAGCAGTGCCGGAACGCGTAACCATGAGCACTACCCGCCAGAAAATCATGTTCTTCGTGTATACAGCCATTACGCTGGCGGGTGCGTATCTGTTTGCCAACAGCATTTAACAGGAGCGGCGAAATGAAAAAACAATGGAAAAACTGGCTGGCCGCGCTGATGTTGGCCTTGCCGCTAAGCGCCAACGCCTCCGGCGGCGGCCACTACGAACATGTGGATATCGACTTGGGCGACCAAGTGAGCCTGCAACACGGCGCACAAATTTTTGCCAA
Proteins encoded:
- a CDS encoding cytochrome b, whose translation is MTEQTNNKAKALLDWVDARFPLSRMMREHVTEYYAPKNFNFWYFFGSLAMLVLVIQIVSGIFLTMNYKPDGNLNQYHLPAAFTAVEYIMRDVSGGWIIRYMHSTGASMFFIVVYLHMFRGLIYGSFKKPRELVWVCGALIFLALMAEAFMGYLLPWGQMSFWGAQVIINLFGAIPVIGPDLSTWIRGDFNVSDVTLNRFFALHVIAVPLVLVGLVVAHLIALHEVGSNNPDGVEIKKLKDENGIPLDGIPFHPYYTVKDILGVVVFLIVFCSIMFFAPEGGGYFLEAPNFDPANSLKTPAHIAPVWYFTPFYAILRAIPSFAGTQVWGVIGMGAAVVLIALLPWLDRSPVKSVRYRNTTFKTMLVLFLIAFIGLGILGAQVASDLRTEIAQSFTIFYFLFFLGMPIYTSPQRPSLAAFKQKLAAQPLAAMFAAGWVGGVMLIAVLVSIYDLYLLARLFFADPFRIQTLLIRVFSVLYMAFFFVGTLLNTKLNVDQAVPERVTMSTTRQKIMFFVYTAITLAGAYLFANSI